The following are encoded together in the Phaseolus vulgaris cultivar G19833 chromosome 9, P. vulgaris v2.0, whole genome shotgun sequence genome:
- the LOC137821829 gene encoding squamosa promoter-binding-like protein 13A isoform X3, with the protein MEEHNRFGVYRMEGEFSVDLKLGHVGNSGTESALAKSKDVAAGAGVSKVASSPSGSSKRARAINSTTLTVSCLVDGCNSDLSNCRDYHRRHKVCELHSKSPEVTIGGLKQRFCQQCSRFHSLEQFDERKRSCRKRLDGHNRRRRKPQPEPHTRPGSFLSNYQDFSGTQLLPFSNPHVYHSSAMMSSPWNGGLVSSSADARLHNQHHHQVHLVDKQDLFLGSSHKEGKQLAFVHGNHPSTGALGNQTLPFPSPSVCHTLLRTSPLSETCGVRSKMFCESLTTTNSVHDTPCALSLLSSSQTHTPGNGLNQMVQPPSMSLMQPLGLSLQDNSNLESVERVLVPNDSDHCSSMYSLGSDGSHCNEAHQLFPFQWE; encoded by the exons ATGGAGGAGCATAACAGATTTGGAGTTTATAGAATGGAGGGGGAGTTTTCTGTTGACTTGAAGCTTGGTCATGTGGGGAATTCTGGCACTGAATCAGCGTTAGCCAAGTCCAAAGACGTTGCTGCTGGTGCTGGAGTCTCCAAAGTGGCATCCTCACCTTCAGGGTCTTCTAAGAGAGCTAGAGCCATTAACAGCACAACCCTGACTGTTTCATGCCTTGTGGACGGGTGCAATTCAGATCTTAGCAACTGTAGAGATTACCATAGGCGACATAAGGTGTGTGAACTCCATTCCAAGTCCCCAGAGGTCACAATCGGTGGCCTCAAGCAAAGGTTCTGCCAGCAATGTAGCAG GTTCCATTCGCTGGAGCAATTTGATGAGAGAAAAAGAAGCTGCAGAAAACGTTTAGACGGACACAACAGACGGAGAAGAAAGCCTCAGCCAGAACCTCACACGCGACCTGGTAGTTTTTTATCGAATTACCAAG ATTTTTCAGGTACCCAATTGCTACCCTTCTCAAATCCACACGTGTATCATTCCAGTGCCATGATGAGCTCCCCATGGAATGGAGGACTTGTGAGTTCCTCTGCAGATGCTAGGTTGCACAACCAGCACCACCATCAAGTGCACTTGGTTGATAAACAAGACCTTTTTCTTGGATCTTCGCACAAAGAAGGGAAGCAATTGGCATTCGTACACGGTAACCATCCCTCCACAGGTGCACTCGGCAACCAAACCCTTCCCTTTCCCTCTCCTTCTGTGTGCCACACGCTTCTCAGGACCAGCCCTTTATCAGAAACTTGTGGAGTGAGAAGCAAAATGTTCTGTGAAAGCTTAACAACAACAAATTCGGTGCATGACACTCCTTGTGCTCTCTCTCTTCTGTCATCATCACAGACGCACACACCTGGGAATGGTTTGAACCAAATGGTGCAGCCTCCCTCGATGTCCCTGATGCAGCCCTTAGGCCTGAGCCTGCAGGATAACAGCAACTTAGAGTCTGTGGAGCGAGTGTTGGTTCCCAATGACAGTGACCATTGTTCCTCCATGTATAGCCTGGGTTCTGATGGATCTCACTGCAATGAAGCCCATCAACTGTTTCCCTTTCAATGGGAATAG
- the LOC137821829 gene encoding squamosa promoter-binding-like protein 13A isoform X2: MDWNLKAASWDLVDVDKASIPNIDSMEEHNRFGVYRMEGEFSVDLKLGHVGNSGTESALAKSKDVAAGAGVSKVASSPSGSSKRARAINSTTLTVSCLVDGCNSDLSNCRDYHRRHKVCELHSKSPEVTIGGLKQRFCQQCSRFHSLEQFDERKRSCRKRLDGHNRRRRKPQPEPHTRPGSFLSNYQGTQLLPFSNPHVYHSSAMMSSPWNGGLVSSSADARLHNQHHHQVHLVDKQDLFLGSSHKEGKQLAFVHGNHPSTGALGNQTLPFPSPSVCHTLLRTSPLSETCGVRSKMFCESLTTTNSVHDTPCALSLLSSSQTHTPGNGLNQMVQPPSMSLMQPLGLSLQDNSNLESVERVLVPNDSDHCSSMYSLGSDGSHCNEAHQLFPFQWE; this comes from the exons ATGGACTGGAATTTGAAAGCAGCTTCTTGGGATTTGGTGGATGTGGATAAGGCTTCCATACCCAACATAGACTCAATGGAGGAGCATAACAGATTTGGAGTTTATAGAATGGAGGGGGAGTTTTCTGTTGACTTGAAGCTTGGTCATGTGGGGAATTCTGGCACTGAATCAGCGTTAGCCAAGTCCAAAGACGTTGCTGCTGGTGCTGGAGTCTCCAAAGTGGCATCCTCACCTTCAGGGTCTTCTAAGAGAGCTAGAGCCATTAACAGCACAACCCTGACTGTTTCATGCCTTGTGGACGGGTGCAATTCAGATCTTAGCAACTGTAGAGATTACCATAGGCGACATAAGGTGTGTGAACTCCATTCCAAGTCCCCAGAGGTCACAATCGGTGGCCTCAAGCAAAGGTTCTGCCAGCAATGTAGCAG GTTCCATTCGCTGGAGCAATTTGATGAGAGAAAAAGAAGCTGCAGAAAACGTTTAGACGGACACAACAGACGGAGAAGAAAGCCTCAGCCAGAACCTCACACGCGACCTGGTAGTTTTTTATCGAATTACCAAG GTACCCAATTGCTACCCTTCTCAAATCCACACGTGTATCATTCCAGTGCCATGATGAGCTCCCCATGGAATGGAGGACTTGTGAGTTCCTCTGCAGATGCTAGGTTGCACAACCAGCACCACCATCAAGTGCACTTGGTTGATAAACAAGACCTTTTTCTTGGATCTTCGCACAAAGAAGGGAAGCAATTGGCATTCGTACACGGTAACCATCCCTCCACAGGTGCACTCGGCAACCAAACCCTTCCCTTTCCCTCTCCTTCTGTGTGCCACACGCTTCTCAGGACCAGCCCTTTATCAGAAACTTGTGGAGTGAGAAGCAAAATGTTCTGTGAAAGCTTAACAACAACAAATTCGGTGCATGACACTCCTTGTGCTCTCTCTCTTCTGTCATCATCACAGACGCACACACCTGGGAATGGTTTGAACCAAATGGTGCAGCCTCCCTCGATGTCCCTGATGCAGCCCTTAGGCCTGAGCCTGCAGGATAACAGCAACTTAGAGTCTGTGGAGCGAGTGTTGGTTCCCAATGACAGTGACCATTGTTCCTCCATGTATAGCCTGGGTTCTGATGGATCTCACTGCAATGAAGCCCATCAACTGTTTCCCTTTCAATGGGAATAG
- the LOC137821829 gene encoding squamosa promoter-binding-like protein 13A isoform X1, with product MDWNLKAASWDLVDVDKASIPNIDSMEEHNRFGVYRMEGEFSVDLKLGHVGNSGTESALAKSKDVAAGAGVSKVASSPSGSSKRARAINSTTLTVSCLVDGCNSDLSNCRDYHRRHKVCELHSKSPEVTIGGLKQRFCQQCSRFHSLEQFDERKRSCRKRLDGHNRRRRKPQPEPHTRPGSFLSNYQDFSGTQLLPFSNPHVYHSSAMMSSPWNGGLVSSSADARLHNQHHHQVHLVDKQDLFLGSSHKEGKQLAFVHGNHPSTGALGNQTLPFPSPSVCHTLLRTSPLSETCGVRSKMFCESLTTTNSVHDTPCALSLLSSSQTHTPGNGLNQMVQPPSMSLMQPLGLSLQDNSNLESVERVLVPNDSDHCSSMYSLGSDGSHCNEAHQLFPFQWE from the exons ATGGACTGGAATTTGAAAGCAGCTTCTTGGGATTTGGTGGATGTGGATAAGGCTTCCATACCCAACATAGACTCAATGGAGGAGCATAACAGATTTGGAGTTTATAGAATGGAGGGGGAGTTTTCTGTTGACTTGAAGCTTGGTCATGTGGGGAATTCTGGCACTGAATCAGCGTTAGCCAAGTCCAAAGACGTTGCTGCTGGTGCTGGAGTCTCCAAAGTGGCATCCTCACCTTCAGGGTCTTCTAAGAGAGCTAGAGCCATTAACAGCACAACCCTGACTGTTTCATGCCTTGTGGACGGGTGCAATTCAGATCTTAGCAACTGTAGAGATTACCATAGGCGACATAAGGTGTGTGAACTCCATTCCAAGTCCCCAGAGGTCACAATCGGTGGCCTCAAGCAAAGGTTCTGCCAGCAATGTAGCAG GTTCCATTCGCTGGAGCAATTTGATGAGAGAAAAAGAAGCTGCAGAAAACGTTTAGACGGACACAACAGACGGAGAAGAAAGCCTCAGCCAGAACCTCACACGCGACCTGGTAGTTTTTTATCGAATTACCAAG ATTTTTCAGGTACCCAATTGCTACCCTTCTCAAATCCACACGTGTATCATTCCAGTGCCATGATGAGCTCCCCATGGAATGGAGGACTTGTGAGTTCCTCTGCAGATGCTAGGTTGCACAACCAGCACCACCATCAAGTGCACTTGGTTGATAAACAAGACCTTTTTCTTGGATCTTCGCACAAAGAAGGGAAGCAATTGGCATTCGTACACGGTAACCATCCCTCCACAGGTGCACTCGGCAACCAAACCCTTCCCTTTCCCTCTCCTTCTGTGTGCCACACGCTTCTCAGGACCAGCCCTTTATCAGAAACTTGTGGAGTGAGAAGCAAAATGTTCTGTGAAAGCTTAACAACAACAAATTCGGTGCATGACACTCCTTGTGCTCTCTCTCTTCTGTCATCATCACAGACGCACACACCTGGGAATGGTTTGAACCAAATGGTGCAGCCTCCCTCGATGTCCCTGATGCAGCCCTTAGGCCTGAGCCTGCAGGATAACAGCAACTTAGAGTCTGTGGAGCGAGTGTTGGTTCCCAATGACAGTGACCATTGTTCCTCCATGTATAGCCTGGGTTCTGATGGATCTCACTGCAATGAAGCCCATCAACTGTTTCCCTTTCAATGGGAATAG
- the LOC137821829 gene encoding squamosa promoter-binding-like protein 13A isoform X4: MEEHNRFGVYRMEGEFSVDLKLGHVGNSGTESALAKSKDVAAGAGVSKVASSPSGSSKRARAINSTTLTVSCLVDGCNSDLSNCRDYHRRHKVCELHSKSPEVTIGGLKQRFCQQCSRFHSLEQFDERKRSCRKRLDGHNRRRRKPQPEPHTRPGSFLSNYQGTQLLPFSNPHVYHSSAMMSSPWNGGLVSSSADARLHNQHHHQVHLVDKQDLFLGSSHKEGKQLAFVHGNHPSTGALGNQTLPFPSPSVCHTLLRTSPLSETCGVRSKMFCESLTTTNSVHDTPCALSLLSSSQTHTPGNGLNQMVQPPSMSLMQPLGLSLQDNSNLESVERVLVPNDSDHCSSMYSLGSDGSHCNEAHQLFPFQWE, encoded by the exons ATGGAGGAGCATAACAGATTTGGAGTTTATAGAATGGAGGGGGAGTTTTCTGTTGACTTGAAGCTTGGTCATGTGGGGAATTCTGGCACTGAATCAGCGTTAGCCAAGTCCAAAGACGTTGCTGCTGGTGCTGGAGTCTCCAAAGTGGCATCCTCACCTTCAGGGTCTTCTAAGAGAGCTAGAGCCATTAACAGCACAACCCTGACTGTTTCATGCCTTGTGGACGGGTGCAATTCAGATCTTAGCAACTGTAGAGATTACCATAGGCGACATAAGGTGTGTGAACTCCATTCCAAGTCCCCAGAGGTCACAATCGGTGGCCTCAAGCAAAGGTTCTGCCAGCAATGTAGCAG GTTCCATTCGCTGGAGCAATTTGATGAGAGAAAAAGAAGCTGCAGAAAACGTTTAGACGGACACAACAGACGGAGAAGAAAGCCTCAGCCAGAACCTCACACGCGACCTGGTAGTTTTTTATCGAATTACCAAG GTACCCAATTGCTACCCTTCTCAAATCCACACGTGTATCATTCCAGTGCCATGATGAGCTCCCCATGGAATGGAGGACTTGTGAGTTCCTCTGCAGATGCTAGGTTGCACAACCAGCACCACCATCAAGTGCACTTGGTTGATAAACAAGACCTTTTTCTTGGATCTTCGCACAAAGAAGGGAAGCAATTGGCATTCGTACACGGTAACCATCCCTCCACAGGTGCACTCGGCAACCAAACCCTTCCCTTTCCCTCTCCTTCTGTGTGCCACACGCTTCTCAGGACCAGCCCTTTATCAGAAACTTGTGGAGTGAGAAGCAAAATGTTCTGTGAAAGCTTAACAACAACAAATTCGGTGCATGACACTCCTTGTGCTCTCTCTCTTCTGTCATCATCACAGACGCACACACCTGGGAATGGTTTGAACCAAATGGTGCAGCCTCCCTCGATGTCCCTGATGCAGCCCTTAGGCCTGAGCCTGCAGGATAACAGCAACTTAGAGTCTGTGGAGCGAGTGTTGGTTCCCAATGACAGTGACCATTGTTCCTCCATGTATAGCCTGGGTTCTGATGGATCTCACTGCAATGAAGCCCATCAACTGTTTCCCTTTCAATGGGAATAG